In the genome of Streptomyces pactum, one region contains:
- a CDS encoding serine hydrolase domain-containing protein, with protein MGPRSRAALAAVLVVVLVAAVAGCGDGPRRNVMADRGGPVAAAAAPPDLGPELRRLVERGPAPGGAVLVVSGGRGRFAAAGVSDLATGRPVGRADHFRAGSLTKTFLATVVLQLVAEGRLGLDDPVEEHLPGLLRGPGHGGRTVTIRQLLDHTSGLYDYTRDPALARRLFGAGFAAHRFDSHTPRGLVRTALAHPPVFGPPGGGWAYSNTDYTVLGLVVERVTGRGYAAEARRRIIEPLGLTGTSFPGTRPTLPRPHGRGYAAGAAGGAPRDVTEFDPSSAGAAGELVSTLDDLARFHRALLGGELLPPSGLARMRDTGPSRGRYGMGLFPVTLPCGRVWGHNGTINGSSVLLVGSASGDRVLVHRLNHTAAPDRAAERALLRRAFCGGG; from the coding sequence TTGGGCCCTCGCTCCCGCGCGGCGCTCGCCGCGGTGCTGGTGGTGGTGCTGGTCGCCGCGGTGGCCGGGTGCGGCGACGGGCCGCGGCGGAACGTCATGGCGGACCGCGGCGGACCGGTGGCGGCCGCGGCCGCGCCCCCCGACCTCGGCCCCGAGCTGCGGCGGCTGGTCGAGCGGGGCCCGGCGCCCGGCGGCGCGGTCCTGGTGGTCTCCGGCGGGCGCGGGCGGTTCGCCGCGGCAGGGGTGTCGGACCTGGCCACCGGACGGCCGGTGGGGCGCGCGGACCACTTCCGGGCGGGCAGTCTGACCAAGACGTTCCTCGCCACGGTGGTGCTGCAGCTGGTCGCCGAGGGGCGGCTGGGGCTGGACGACCCGGTGGAGGAGCACCTGCCCGGGCTGCTGCGCGGGCCGGGGCACGGCGGACGTACCGTCACCATCCGTCAGCTGCTGGACCACACCAGCGGACTGTACGACTACACCCGCGACCCGGCGCTGGCCCGGCGGCTGTTCGGCGCCGGCTTCGCCGCCCACCGGTTCGACAGCCACACCCCGCGCGGGCTGGTCCGCACCGCGCTCGCCCACCCCCCGGTGTTCGGCCCGCCCGGCGGCGGCTGGGCCTACTCCAACACCGATTACACGGTGCTGGGCCTGGTGGTGGAGCGGGTCACCGGCCGCGGTTACGCCGCCGAGGCGCGGCGGCGGATCATCGAGCCGCTGGGGCTCACCGGCACCTCCTTCCCCGGCACCCGGCCCACCCTGCCCCGGCCGCACGGGCGCGGGTACGCGGCCGGCGCGGCGGGCGGCGCGCCGCGCGACGTCACCGAGTTCGACCCGTCGTCCGCCGGGGCGGCCGGGGAACTGGTCTCCACCCTCGACGACCTGGCCCGGTTCCACCGGGCGCTGCTCGGCGGCGAACTGCTGCCGCCGTCCGGGCTGGCGCGGATGCGGGACACCGGGCCCAGCCGCGGCCGGTACGGGATGGGCCTCTTCCCGGTGACCCTGCCGTGCGGCCGGGTGTGGGGGCACAACGGCACCATCAACGGCTCCTCCGTGCTGCTGGTGGGCTCCGCCTCCGGGGACCGGGTGCTCGTCCACCGCCTCAACCACACGGCGGCCCCGGACCGCGCCGCGGAACGCGCGCTGCTGCGGCGGGCGTTCTGCGGGGGCGGGTAG
- a CDS encoding helix-turn-helix transcriptional regulator, whose amino-acid sequence MPCRELGSRDAWGATVPLHQLQVPDPGVLPFAMGTFDTIGPLSRAEFPHRHTFHEIVFVTGGRGAHVIDLAAWTLDPPQLGIIVPGRVHHWERVTGLDGRVILFNDDFLLNHPEDRDALRLLGDRPFLRPSPEAARAIGALLAEMDREYQAQAPGFISVLQAYLHVLLVRAGRLAATAPGPPAAGQPDPAGRAPGAGPGADTARGSDSGAAVALRFARLLAGPDGPARSVRDCAALLGVSAGRLHQAVKEATGRTPGAMLRQARVLEAKRLLAGTGLTVGQVARQTGFSDPAYFCRFFRRETGSSPGDFRRSVRGKHHDRVLVSIDPTDQPS is encoded by the coding sequence ATGCCATGCCGCGAGCTGGGATCACGGGACGCCTGGGGCGCGACGGTGCCGCTGCACCAGTTGCAGGTGCCCGACCCCGGGGTGCTGCCGTTCGCGATGGGCACCTTCGACACCATCGGACCGCTGTCCCGGGCGGAGTTCCCGCACCGGCACACGTTCCACGAGATCGTGTTCGTCACCGGGGGGCGCGGGGCGCACGTCATCGACCTGGCCGCCTGGACGCTGGACCCGCCGCAGCTGGGGATCATCGTGCCCGGCCGGGTGCACCACTGGGAGCGGGTCACCGGGCTGGACGGGCGGGTGATCCTCTTCAACGACGACTTCCTGCTGAACCACCCGGAGGACCGGGACGCGCTGCGCCTGCTGGGCGACCGCCCGTTCCTGCGGCCGTCCCCGGAGGCGGCGCGGGCGATCGGCGCCCTGCTGGCGGAGATGGACCGGGAGTACCAGGCGCAGGCGCCGGGTTTCATCTCGGTGCTCCAGGCGTACCTCCACGTGCTGCTGGTGCGGGCCGGGCGGCTGGCGGCCACGGCGCCCGGGCCGCCCGCCGCCGGGCAGCCGGATCCTGCCGGCCGGGCCCCCGGGGCCGGGCCGGGGGCGGACACCGCACGGGGGTCGGATTCCGGCGCCGCCGTGGCGTTACGTTTCGCCCGGCTGCTGGCGGGCCCGGACGGCCCGGCCCGGTCGGTGCGGGACTGCGCCGCGCTGCTGGGCGTCTCGGCCGGCCGGCTGCACCAGGCGGTGAAGGAGGCGACCGGGCGCACCCCCGGGGCGATGCTCCGGCAGGCGCGGGTGCTGGAGGCCAAGCGGCTGCTGGCCGGCACCGGGCTGACGGTGGGGCAGGTGGCCCGGCAGACCGGTTTCTCCGATCCCGCGTACTTCTGCCGTTTCTTCCGCCGGGAGACCGGCAGCAGCCCCGGGGACTTCCGCCGCTCGGTGCGCGGAAAACACCACGATCGGGTACTTGTGTCCATCGACCCCACGGACCAGCCCTCGTAG